The genome window agatgctaagcttctggactgttttgctagcacagattggaatatgttccaggattcctccgatggcattgaggagtacccCACAACAgccattggcttcatcaataaatgcatcaatgatgtcgtccaaacagtgaccgtacgtacatactccaaccagaagccatggattacaggcaacatccgcactgagctaaaggctagagctgccgctttcaaggagcgggactctaacccagaagcttataagaaatcccactatgccctcctacgaaccatcaaacaagcaaagcagcaacacaggactaagatcgaatcgtactacatcTGGTCtaacgctcgtcagatgtggcagggcttgcaaaccattacagaatacaaagggaagcacagccgagagctgcccagtgacacgagcctaccagacgagttaagttacttctatgctcacttcgaggcaaataacgcTGAAACATACATAatagcaccagctgttccgtaagactgtgtaatcacgctctccgcagctgatgtgagtaagacctttatataggtcaacattcacaaggctgcagggccagatggattaccatgACGTGTATtgtgagcatgcactgaccaactggcaagtgtcttcactgatattttcaacctctccctgtccgagtatgtaataccaacatgttttaagcagagcaccatagtgcctgtgcccaagaacacaaaggtaacctgcctaaatgactaccgacccatagcatcTGTAGCcaagaagtgctttgaaaggctgatcatggctcacatcaacaccgttattccagaaaccctaaacccagtttgcatactgccccaacagatccacagatgatgcaatctctattgcactccacaatgccctattccacctggacaaaaggaacacctatgtgagaatgctattcattgactacagctcagcgttcaacaccatagtgccctcaaagttaatcaataagctaaggattctgggactaaacacctccctctgcaactggatcctggacttccttacgggccgccccccaggtggtaagggtaggtaacaacccatccaccacgctgatcctcaacacaggggcacctcaagggtgcatgctcagtcccctcctgtactccctgttcactcactgcactgccaggcacgactccaacatcatcattaagtttgccaatgacacaacagtggtaggcctgatcaccgacaacgacaagacggcctatagggagggggtcagagacctggccgagtggtgccaggacaacaacctctccctcaacgtgatcaagacaaaggagatgattgtggactacaggaaaaagaggaccgagcacgcccccattctcatcaacggggttgcagtggagcaggttgagagcttcaagttccttagtgtccacatcaccaacaaactaacatggtccaagcacaccaacagccctacacccaaacaagggcactgcgttcatccacctctggcctgctcgcctccctaccactgaggaagtacagttcccgctcagcccagtcaaaactgttcgctgctctggccccccaatggtggaacaaactccctcacgacgccaggacagcggagtcaatcaccaccttccggagacacctgaaaccccacctctttaaggaatacctaggataggataagtaatccttctcacccccccccctttaagattttgatgcactattgtaaagtgactgttctactggatgtcataaggtgaatgcaccaatttgtaagtcgctctggataagagcgtctgctaaacgacttaaatgtaaatgtaaatgtgaagaggtcacgacaaaacctattcccccttaggAGACGGAAACGTTTTGGCATTCGTCCCtagattctcaaaaggttctatagctgcaccatcgagaacctcctgactggttgcatcactgcctggtatggcaactgctcggcctccgaccgcaaagcactacagagagtagtgtgaatggtccagtacatcactggggctaagcttcctgccatccaggacctttatatcaggcggtgtcagaggaaggccctaaaattgtcaaagactccagccaccctagtcatagactattctctctgctactgcagggcaagcggtaccggagcaccaagtctaggtccaagaggcttctaaaaagcttctaccccaagccataaagctcctgaacatctaatcaaatggctacccagactatttacattgcctccctctcccctcttttacaccatatgactaataacatttgatcatttgttttgatttgatttgttcattTGTTTTCTGTTGTTGAGTTTAAAAAAAGCTAGATGATTAGAATTTACCACACAGTATTTGCTAATGAAAAGAAAAAACAGCGGTCAATATAAAATGTTTCATTTATTGCAAATGTTGGAGACAAATCATTTTTCCAATTTAAGAATATAATGTCAAACAGAGTGCATTATTATCATCATATTTTTGTCGCttgccttaaaaaaaaaaatggcccCTATCCACACTATTCCCCCTTCAGGTCACTGATCAGGAATGGCTCCAAATCCATCAGGATATCCAAGAATATATCTTTGCCTTTGGGCCCACATGCTTTCAGAGGGCCGTCGAAAAGCTCCCTCATCTTTTTCTGATTGGTTCTGTTAGCCCTCACTTCACTGTAGGCGTTTTGGGTGATGATTCCCCTCTCCAGGAGTCTATCCAGTATGGGTTCCACCTGGCACACTCTGTCGATCAGGGCTGTCCGGTGATGGTCCACAAAGTGTTTGtctgaggtagagagaggacatgACTTGGGACTTTTGACAGTGATGGAATGcaaaacatacataatatatgtGATAGGTGCCTATATCTCTACATGCCTCCTTTAatgttgtgtttgtgtgcgtgcatatgtgtAGGGTGAGCAAATTGGAGGATAGACGTGATGCACTTTTTCTAATTCAGACAGGATTAACTATGGGGAGTGAAAAATGCTGTTGAGGATTCTAGAGGAGGGCAGCAGTTGCAACTACAGTATGTTGAAGAAGAAATTAAATGGAAGGACTTTTGTGATTGCTCATCGAGGTAGAATACTTTAGGTATTGAATGTTTCCCCATTAACCATCACTAATTACAGTAAAACATACATTTTAATAACGTCGGCATATTTGAGACATTAGGCTATATAACACCTGGTTTTAGTGTTTACCTTTGATCATGTTCTTTGTACCAGGTGCACCAGCCATTGCAGCACCCGATGTTACGCGAGATCTGTGAGCTGTAAAATAGGCTTCATGAGACACTACCAATCGaataaaaatatgaatagtaGGCCTAAAGATAAATCGAAATCAGCAAGAAATCGAAGTGTGTGTTTATGGTATAATGTATTAGGCCTATTTTGAGTTGCAAATTGAATATATGCTACTGTACGATATCATTCTGGCCAGAAGAGCAAAATAGAATGCTCACGTAAGTGAAAGTAAAACTGTCAACTTCCAGTTAGTTAGTTTTCCTTCCATACGTTATGGACATTTCAATGCAATTTATTTAGGACCTTGGTCTAATAAAGGTTTGTTCTAGCCTACTTTTGTGTTAACTGAAGTGGTTTCTAAAAATTTCAAAGATAttaaattaaatatatattttttaaatgtccgATGTACGTGCCTCCTACTTTATTCGACTTACATTTCTTGAATTCTGTCAGTTCCCTGCTGCACCCTGGAAGTTAATTGCACCCAAGACCTCTATATCCACATTCACAGCCCCGTATTCAGTGAATGTACGGGTCAAGAAGCTCTACCAAGTCCACTGTGCCCGCTTTCTCAACAATGCTCTTGTGAACTTTTGGCTCCTGCTTGCGGTCACAGAGTTTACGTCTGAACTTCTACAATTCAGCTTCTCCCAAGTCTTCAAAGACACCGATTAATATGTCGCCAACGGTTTTTGGCCTATGTTATGCCAACCTGTAATTTAAACCAGGTTTTGTGAGATTGGGCTATGTGTCTTCTGTTCTATGTTGTCTAATAGGCTTCTCTTCAAGATACTGTACATCTTCGCACCGTCTGACGTCATAGGCCAAGGGGCGGTCCATCAGCACACTCCAGAAGAAACAAAATAGCCTAATCCATTATTATTAATTTAGCATTTATCTAAcgaatgtattatttattatattagtTGTATATATCTTTGCCTGCTTATttgagtttttatttttattttaaatataggCCTTTATACCTTTCGAAATAATACAGGACATATTAAATAGTATTTTCAAGTTATGTACAGTTTATTTACAATCATTTTACAAACAATATTGTTCCCTAAAGCATGTAAatcacacacattatattcaacAGAACAAGCATGGTCCCTCTTAGCTTTATTTTGTCAGCAATAAAAGAGGTAGATATGTTAGGGTATAAAAATAGATCCTCACAGTCAAAGTTAATGTTGAACATTGTTCAACAGCATGGGTGGTAAGCAGTGGTGTCATGCACCCATTCTTTTAGAGGGGGCAAGAAGTACTTGAGGATGAGGGGGGTTGTTAATCACTAACCATGTAATTAACATAAAGAGCATCAGTATTGGAGACAGCTGGGCTTACAGTTTCATTGAGCTCTTATTATGCTGATGTTAATAAGAGGTAAGTCATACACTAAAATTCAATCAAATTGAAGGCTACTACAGAATTGGTTTATTCTGattttcagggggtgctgcacCCCTACTttagcacccctacttcccacagctatggctACTACTGTATCACTTGGTAATAAAAGTCTTACACCAAACATTGTCtaatgttgcagatagaaattcCATAAATAGAGCCAATGTGATTCATTTTCTACATGTCTaagaggcatgtttgttctacatagcaTATTTCTAGTGGTGTAGCTGCTGGTACACTCCCCCTACTGCGACGCCCATGCTTCGCTGGACTCTGGCGATAATACTGGTGCCCCCTGGCCTTGCCAGGCTGACTCTGTACCCGTGGGTAAAATGTTCAGGCTGGCTAGGACCTCCTGTGCCGTCTTTCCCAGCATCCCCTGCACGTCACAGACGAAGCGGTAGACGTAGCGCTTGCCCGTCGTTTTGTGGATAATGTTCTTGTGGTAGTAGTAGCGCAGGCCGCGGCTCAGCTTCTCATAGTTCATCTTGGGCTTGTTCTTACACTGACCCCAGCGCTTGGCCACCTGGATGAAACACAAAAGGGGTGGTTGTTAAAAAATAACCACAAATGCCTGATAGCATATTCCCACTGCTCAATCCTGTGCTGGTTTCCAACTCCTACTACGAGTGGTTAAAATCTCTCACAATCAGTAGAGAAACTCACCTCTGCTGGGTCGGACATCTTGAACTCCCAACCGTCTCCTGTCCAGCAGATGAAGGTACAGCAGGCGGAGTCTAGAAGCAGCTCCAGTAAGAACTGCCACAATTGGATGGGCCCTGATCCTGAATAGAGAGAAAATACACATGAGCAAATTCTAAATGTACTCTGGACTGGATACAAAAGACTGGATACAAAAGTTGTTTATTTGCCTGCTACTCTTAAGATATACTATGAATTTGTTTCTATTTAAAAGAAGACACAGTAATGACAGAGGCACATTCTAGAGCAAACAAACAATCAGGCTCCAATATACACATACTACCCATGCTCACACACACGTGTATAACAGTAGTAATGATAAGTCATGATAAGAGACTAACTAGTCTTACCTGGATAAACTGACATTCCCATCACTTCCCTCTCGGGTCTTTGGGAGTGTGCACTTTTGCGTTTGGCCACACGGGGGCAGTACAGCTCTGAGGGCTGCTGTGGTGTAGGGATTGAGGAACAAGATGGAGGGTGGTGAGGGGGCGGCAGGGATGCGCTATAGCTGGGAGAGGGGTAGTCCGGCCAGAAGGAGGTCTTCTGTGCTCCTGAGTCATACAGTTTTTCACCAGAGTGACGGGTGTAGCTTTGCTCAGATTCATctatggaagaggaggaggagttagaTATTGTAAATATTATCCAAGTAATAATAGCCTATGGATTTCTCTGTGTGGTTATTTTTTACAAGTTAAATAAACAAAGAAGAGCTGGTTATAACAAACAGCTTAAAAAATTATATGAATTAGATATTACACAGCCTACAAACAAAAACAGGCAATATGTTTTAAACACAAATAAGCCTCATGGTCATGCATTggttaatacatttttttgttgcgTTATGTCTCAAAATGTGTGGTCTTTTTTACTGAGGTGGTCCAGGTTGACAGTGCTGGGGGTCCCTCTGTGGCTCGTTCCTTTTCCAGGGAGGAAAGAGTTGCTGGTGCTGGCATCCTCCATGCCCGGGCTGAACTGTCCACTCTGGGCTGGGGAACACAGGGGCACAAGGCTGTGGTACGTCTGGGTGGAATCCTGGAACCCCGCTTGAGACTGGCCCAAAGTCAGCCCATCTAATAATGaatagagagaaaaaaggaaTGAACAATCATGATCAATATTCATTCATTTCTAAAACTACAACAGGTGTTGATAATAGAATCATCCTCAAAATGATAGAAACACATGGATTGGAGAATAGGGGACTGACACTCACCACTTGGGTATGACGCCCAACAGTTAAACTCTGGGTATGAATCCAGGTTGAACAGGACAGAGGCACTTGAGGTTACTGAAAAAAAAGAATGAAAGACGTCAAAAATAAAAACACGTGAGCAACACTGGAAGTCAGTCAACGGTCATTGACAGGccgacagcccccccccccccagaatgcttataatattaataataataataatatcagagTGGTCTAATAAAGTGGTTGTCAAAGAGTCTCTGTAAGAGTCTTTGTAGGTGTACCTTTGTTGTCGTACGGACGTGGATTCTTCTGCAGCTCTCCGTAACTCTCTGGATACTGTTGCTGCTGCCCTGGTCCTTTACTGTCTAATAGAAAAGACAGGTCTTCATCACTGTAGTCTGGAGGTCACGGAGATagaagagaaggatgggggtGAGTCAAAAGGCGTGAAGATCTCAACAGAACTCAAAATGGACTAAAAATAGAATTGATTTAGAATGTAATAGGTTATAATGCTGCCCAAGGGGTTACAAGCGTATCTCTAAAGACTGTCCAACTGCTATTCTACAAGCAATAATATGTTATGGTCTACTACTATTACTCATCATTCTTATTTACgtttaataatagtaatactaatactaattgATATATCTATTCAACAACTATTCTGCAGCCCCCAGAACAAAATCTCAACCATACCCATTTGAGTtgaatggagggagaaggggaaacagagggaaagaggaggaaacgCCAGTGGAGGGAGTGTGACAGAGTAGtgatgaagggggaggagaggggctcTAAATCTGTTGGAGAAGGAAGTCTGGAGGAAAGGattagggaaagagagagggagggtcttTAACCCGACCACCCCGTCTCGCTCTACCTCCCTGAGTCAGACTGACATTCCTACAAACAGTGCATGGACACACACCCCAGCACCCCTTTTCCTGACACAGCCCTCGGTTGGGTAGAAGAAGCAGATGTCAAGGTCTCATTTTGAGTTTCTGACAGGTCTGATGAGATACCAACTCTGCAAAAAACATTTCCTTTGTCCTTCAACTACCACACAGAGCTACAGGAAACATAGCTCAAAATCTTATCGTAGAAAAATGTGGATACTCCGAAAGTTTGTTTCAGAGTGTAAAATGATAACTATTAAAGTTGATGATTAATCGTAATTCTAGTGGCTTTGGTGGCAGTTATTTGGTTTGGGGTGTAGTTCAAACTGAACTGATACATTGATCTGTGTTCATCAATAAGTGATCCAACGAGAACATGACTTACCATATGATGCAAAGTCCAAACCAGCAGGGACTTCCTGTGTTCTGAAGTCTTCCATATAATATCCAGCTTGGTATATCTCCATCTGTGTGGAAAAAGTGGAATACATGGGCCATGCCCATTTTATTGTAGAACATATTTTTCATACAATTTTACAACTTTGGTTGATATGTATAATCGAATGGTCTctgaaaatgtaaatatatattgcATTCTTAATCATTGTAAGTGTTCGTACAGGCTGCATACATGAACAAACTTAAAATCGCATGAGGCAAAATCCTACCTTTATTTTAGAGTCTCTGGTATCTATGTTTCTCTCGTTGGATTTCAGGATGGTATCCCAGTACATCTTTGACTGGAACAGTTGCTTCCACTTGGAGTTCAGAGTTACAATTGTGTAGTCTCCCTCTGCCCGGCCCAGTCCCGTTATAAAGCAGCGGAGCTTGGAGGGGCGTGCCTGCTTCCCGGCGCAAAGGAATGTGTCATCTTGCTTCGTGACTCCCCGTCCCCCTGTCCCAAAACACTGCGGTTTAACTGGCCGTGACGTCAGCCACGACTCACGAACACAGATTTGGcagccgcacacacacacccattcacAAAAATGTATCATAAAATGGTCAATTGAGCGCCCAAAATCGAATTAACATTGCATGCCCATTTGGCTATCTTACTCCCATGATAAATTGACAACCCATTCATGATCAGATAATGAATGGAGAGTTTATTAGTGTAATCCTAGATATATTATTTTATAGGAATACAACTTGATCTACAAATTATTTTATTTCAATTAGGCCAGTTTAAAAATAGCCTATGTATTGAGAAAATGTTTTCCCCAATTAGGTCAATAGCGAATACCCAATAGGCTACACCAAAACGTATGTATGCCTATCAATATGCTATTGACTTAGTCATTAAAACATCTATGGAAATCATAACCTTTTTCTATGCTTGGCAACGTCGACTAAGCTCAAACCCATGCGAGACAGGGCGGGGGACAGATAGGGTGTTTTAAAAAATCAGAACTTGCAAGTTGGTTATAATGAGGTGGGAGGCCATGAGCATATCTTTAGAAGCCATTCGACAGAACAATAGCCCGTAAACTACATGCTGAAGCTCTGAAATCACGGTGTGAGTGGCCTGAGCAGATAAGGCCGGCACAAGCGCCTTGTATAAACAAACACCGCAATTTTCCCCAGCAGAGAAAAAATACATCTGGAAAAGTGAGCTGCCAAGTCGTGTATGGTGTGGGAGACACGAGTCGTGAttgggacccccccccccttgtctcCAGACAAGGACACATGGGGGTTCTAGTTACACAACCTCCTGGCCGGCCTAATGATGACGAGTCCATCATCAACTCAACTGATTTACCAACCGAGTGACACAATGAAAAACTCCAGAATATCACAAAGCTGAACAATGCCAGAACCTCAATCACAATATATCATAGATGATCTTAATAAAAATAGGCCTAAACATTGTTCAGTGGACTGAAGGGACAGTTCAATTATTTTTCGTTATCTTCTTTCACAAATGAGGAAACGTTTATATGTATAAGACAGAAAATGCATAATAAATCTAAGTATACTAGTAGGCTATTAATGCTGTGCCTTGTTATCGGGCTTGGGTTCATCTCATCTaggctatttatttattttgtatttattttttacctaaAAGGCCAAAGAAGGTTTCGATTTTCTGAACACATTATGATGATAGACAAACGTACGTAGCTTTGGGCTACTCCATGCGTGCCTTAAAGCCATATTCAGGCATAAGCAATGTGTGATGGCTTTCCCGATAAACCCATTGAAATGGATAATTAAAGGCAAATCTTTTCTATGAAAATACAGAAACTCACATTTTCTACTGTCTAAGTTTGCACGCTATTAAATCATAAAacaatgtattgtctatttgttTAAAGTCATATTTTACATTCAACCTCAAGGATGTGCATTGGGCCTATCATATTATTAGCCATATCTATAATCTCCATCTATAGACCTACTTGCAGACTAAAAACGTAAAGGCCTTAAAATATGCACTTTCCTACATCGACGATAGATGGTTATTTGTAAGAGAACATTTAATGATCCGTTTACTAAGGGGAACATGGTCTTACTTTGTAACCTACTTTGGAAGGAGAATATTTTTATCACAGTGCGCAAATTTGCGGtcagagttttttttttacatcaattgcAATTTCCGGAGTCATATTTAGAAAAACTACAGGAAGGCTCTACAATGTTCATCACCACTATGGTTATTAGGATGTGGCTATTCATGTTTAGAATGTTGCAAGCAACAGGCTTTTGAATGACAAACGAATGTATTTATCTCGACAATGTCCAATAACAAATTAGAAATGGGCCTACATTCATTTGCAAATTACATGTTGCTTGAAACACACA of Oncorhynchus gorbuscha isolate QuinsamMale2020 ecotype Even-year linkage group LG15, OgorEven_v1.0, whole genome shotgun sequence contains these proteins:
- the LOC123996758 gene encoding apoptosis-associated speck-like protein containing a CARD, translating into MAGAPGTKNMIKDKHFVDHHRTALIDRVCQVEPILDRLLERGIITQNAYSEVRANRTNQKKMRELFDGPLKACGPKGKDIFLDILMDLEPFLISDLKGE
- the LOC123996776 gene encoding protein C-ets-2-like isoform X2, whose translation is MYWDTILKSNERNIDTRDSKIKMEIYQAGYYMEDFRTQEVPAGLDFASYDSKGPGQQQQYPESYGELQKNPRPYDNKVTSSASVLFNLDSYPEFNCWASYPSDGLTLGQSQAGFQDSTQTYHSLVPLCSPAQSGQFSPGMEDASTSNSFLPGKGTSHRGTPSTVNLDHLNESEQSYTRHSGEKLYDSGAQKTSFWPDYPSPSYSASLPPPHHPPSCSSIPTPQQPSELYCPRVAKRKSAHSQRPEREVMGMSVYPGSGPIQLWQFLLELLLDSACCTFICWTGDGWEFKMSDPAEVAKRWGQCKNKPKMNYEKLSRGLRYYYHKNIIHKTTGKRYVYRFVCDVQGMLGKTAQEVLASLNILPTGTESAWQGQGAPVLSPESSEAWASQ
- the LOC123996776 gene encoding protein C-ets-2-like isoform X1; amino-acid sequence: MYWDTILKSNERNIDTRDSKIKMEIYQAGYYMEDFRTQEVPAGLDFASYDYSDEDLSFLLDSKGPGQQQQYPESYGELQKNPRPYDNKVTSSASVLFNLDSYPEFNCWASYPSDGLTLGQSQAGFQDSTQTYHSLVPLCSPAQSGQFSPGMEDASTSNSFLPGKGTSHRGTPSTVNLDHLNESEQSYTRHSGEKLYDSGAQKTSFWPDYPSPSYSASLPPPHHPPSCSSIPTPQQPSELYCPRVAKRKSAHSQRPEREVMGMSVYPGSGPIQLWQFLLELLLDSACCTFICWTGDGWEFKMSDPAEVAKRWGQCKNKPKMNYEKLSRGLRYYYHKNIIHKTTGKRYVYRFVCDVQGMLGKTAQEVLASLNILPTGTESAWQGQGAPVLSPESSEAWASQ